Proteins from a genomic interval of Oceanispirochaeta crateris:
- a CDS encoding type I glyceraldehyde-3-phosphate dehydrogenase has translation MAKIRVGFNGMGRIGKNVMRVITSQFNDQIEIVAGNDLVSAKEIAAALPKDSIHGKFPVDVQLISDNVIKIGNHEVTVYAEKDANNIPWGKHNVDVVLECTGFYLATDKAQAHINAGAKKVIISAPCKDDTKTVVIGVNHKSLTSDDKIISNASCTTNCLAPLTKAVDDSFKVITGLMCTTHAATATQRVQDFFGGGKNRATGNNIIPASTGAAIAVGKVLPHLNGKLNGTALRVPTDTGSVVEVVYLIEGKHTVDEINKKVLESAKKINDSSLMGKVLDVSDYYECSRDCVGESWSSMYIPGNTQVTDAGENTLVKMTSFYDNEMGYSTRMAELAQIFAAL, from the coding sequence ATGGCTAAAATTAGAGTTGGATTTAATGGTATGGGAAGAATTGGGAAAAATGTAATGAGAGTCATTACTTCCCAGTTCAATGATCAGATTGAAATTGTTGCTGGAAACGACTTGGTGTCTGCAAAAGAAATTGCAGCCGCTCTTCCTAAAGATTCCATTCATGGAAAATTCCCTGTAGACGTACAATTGATAAGTGACAATGTTATCAAGATTGGTAACCACGAAGTCACCGTTTATGCTGAAAAAGACGCCAATAACATTCCTTGGGGAAAACACAATGTAGACGTTGTTCTCGAATGTACTGGTTTCTACCTGGCTACAGATAAGGCTCAGGCTCATATCAATGCAGGAGCCAAAAAGGTTATTATTTCTGCCCCTTGTAAAGATGACACAAAAACAGTTGTTATTGGTGTAAACCACAAGTCTCTGACATCTGATGACAAGATCATTTCCAATGCCTCTTGTACAACAAACTGTCTTGCTCCTTTGACTAAAGCCGTAGATGATTCTTTTAAAGTAATTACTGGTCTTATGTGTACCACACATGCTGCAACTGCTACTCAGAGAGTACAGGACTTCTTTGGTGGTGGTAAAAACAGAGCGACTGGAAACAACATCATTCCTGCATCAACCGGTGCTGCTATTGCTGTTGGTAAGGTTCTTCCTCACCTCAATGGTAAACTCAATGGTACTGCTTTGAGAGTTCCTACTGATACAGGTTCTGTTGTTGAAGTTGTTTACCTGATTGAAGGAAAACATACAGTTGATGAAATCAACAAAAAAGTTCTCGAAAGCGCTAAAAAAATCAATGACAGCTCTTTGATGGGTAAAGTTCTTGATGTAAGTGACTACTATGAATGTTCCAGAGACTGTGTTGGCGAATCATGGAGTTCCATGTATATCCCCGGTAATACACAGGTCACAGATGCTGGTGAAAACACATTAGTGAAGATGACTTCTTTCTATGATAATGAAATGGGTTACTCTACAAGAATGGCTGAGCTTGCTCAGATTTTCGCAGCTCTCTAA
- a CDS encoding thioredoxin family protein — translation MTDLKDMQEIQDLMSSDGFHLFYLSRPACGVCTAVKEKVLVLLEDFPHIDSYYVNLDLVPEAAGQFSIFTIPAILLYVNGSEYVREARYLSITDLEHQIRRPYELAFNPS, via the coding sequence GTGACTGATTTAAAGGATATGCAAGAGATACAAGATTTAATGTCTTCCGATGGTTTCCATCTTTTCTATTTATCCCGTCCGGCCTGTGGGGTTTGTACGGCTGTTAAAGAAAAAGTGTTAGTCTTACTCGAAGATTTTCCCCATATTGATTCCTACTATGTTAATCTGGATTTAGTTCCCGAAGCAGCAGGACAATTCTCCATTTTTACCATTCCCGCCATACTCTTATATGTCAATGGGAGTGAATACGTTAGAGAAGCAAGGTATTTGTCTATTACAGATTTGGAGCACCAGATCAGAAGACCCTACGAACTGGCTTTTAATCCTTCTTAA
- a CDS encoding sulfite exporter TauE/SafE family protein, producing the protein MSFIYLIVSFGASIVGAISGIGGGVIIKPVLDTISVFSVATISFLSGCTVLSMTTVTLIKSRHSKVTLNKKTATLLALGGIIGGLAGKQIFDMIRTGFGDDRIIGISQSSLLFLLTLSVLFFTIYKERISPRHREDIPFTLLVGFFLGSLASFLGIGGGPINLAVLYYFFSMDSKTAALNSIYIIFFSQIASLVFTAASGLIPEFNTLILLLMITGGISGGLTGSALSNRMTHKGVDKLFMTVMILIIFICLYNIVNRF; encoded by the coding sequence ATGTCATTTATCTATCTCATTGTCAGTTTTGGTGCCTCCATTGTCGGTGCCATTAGCGGAATAGGCGGAGGAGTCATTATAAAACCAGTTTTGGATACAATCTCTGTTTTTTCCGTGGCGACCATCAGCTTCCTCTCCGGATGTACCGTCCTATCCATGACCACGGTGACACTGATCAAGAGTCGTCACTCCAAGGTAACACTGAATAAAAAAACAGCCACACTTCTTGCTTTAGGAGGGATTATCGGAGGACTGGCTGGCAAACAGATATTTGATATGATAAGAACTGGATTTGGAGACGATCGTATCATCGGCATAAGCCAATCGTCACTCTTATTTCTCCTGACCCTCTCTGTACTATTCTTCACCATATACAAAGAAAGGATTTCACCCAGGCATAGAGAAGATATTCCTTTCACACTTCTTGTGGGTTTCTTCCTGGGAAGTCTGGCATCGTTTCTGGGGATAGGAGGAGGACCCATCAACCTCGCTGTTCTCTACTATTTCTTTTCCATGGACAGCAAGACCGCCGCATTAAACTCTATCTATATCATATTTTTTTCACAGATTGCCAGCCTGGTCTTCACTGCCGCCAGCGGGCTCATACCCGAATTCAACACCTTGATTCTGCTGCTCATGATAACCGGAGGAATTAGCGGAGGCCTCACAGGTTCCGCACTTTCAAACAGGATGACTCATAAGGGAGTGGATAAGCTGTTTATGACTGTTATGATCCTCATCATATTCATCTGCTTATACAATATTGTGAATCGATTTTAA
- a CDS encoding LysM peptidoglycan-binding domain-containing protein, whose translation MGWYLFRRQTLAAALLCFTSFPLFAREGTGLPTRSDHRPPVPAYSNFNQNDQHISSKTWTGSLPDHPKIDEYLQYFSQGDGLEYLQRCLNRAEPFIPFIASVLEEKNMPPELLYLPVIESAFRVDALSRSGAAGLWQFMMNSIDPYDITVDAWQDDRRDFWKSTEAALDKLQYNYNVTGDWNLALAAYNCGLNKVRRTIASSGINDYWELIDRGLLPRETSNYIPKLAAVVLLSNSKGAHNLPLLWQSNMKWERIDLDKSVDIRRIATKAGIDESLLLQAHGELNYLVTPPASSGYKLKVPVRYGSKIQAILEEESDLLEFKRYSIQSGDTLSELAEWYRIPVNMIYDFNPGVSSRNLRIGQVLLIPLVHNDIPDRAGIVDSSVTEQWSGRYTVITGDSLWGISRRFNTSPEELALGNKMPLNAVIMPGMVLNVPELNE comes from the coding sequence ATGGGCTGGTATTTATTTCGGAGACAAACTTTAGCAGCAGCTTTGCTGTGTTTCACCTCTTTTCCTTTGTTTGCCCGAGAAGGCACAGGACTGCCGACGCGATCAGACCATAGACCTCCTGTCCCTGCCTATTCAAATTTCAACCAGAATGATCAACACATCAGTAGTAAAACCTGGACGGGAAGTCTTCCAGATCATCCAAAAATCGATGAATACCTCCAGTATTTTTCTCAGGGAGATGGACTGGAATATCTGCAGCGCTGTTTAAACAGGGCCGAACCCTTTATTCCTTTCATTGCCAGCGTTTTGGAAGAAAAAAATATGCCACCCGAACTCCTGTATCTGCCCGTCATTGAATCGGCATTCCGGGTAGATGCCTTGTCCAGATCTGGGGCGGCAGGGCTCTGGCAATTCATGATGAATAGTATAGATCCCTATGATATAACCGTTGACGCCTGGCAGGATGACCGCAGAGATTTCTGGAAATCCACAGAGGCGGCACTGGACAAACTACAATACAACTACAATGTCACAGGCGACTGGAACCTCGCTTTGGCGGCCTATAATTGCGGACTGAACAAGGTAAGAAGGACCATAGCATCTTCAGGAATCAACGATTACTGGGAGCTTATTGACCGGGGACTTCTCCCCCGTGAGACATCCAATTATATTCCTAAACTGGCGGCGGTAGTTCTTCTTAGTAATAGTAAGGGAGCTCATAACCTCCCCCTCCTCTGGCAATCAAATATGAAATGGGAACGTATTGATCTCGATAAGAGCGTTGACATTCGCAGGATTGCAACAAAAGCGGGCATTGATGAATCTCTGCTCCTCCAGGCACACGGAGAACTAAACTATCTGGTAACTCCCCCGGCATCCAGCGGATATAAACTGAAAGTCCCCGTACGGTACGGAAGTAAAATACAGGCCATTTTGGAAGAAGAAAGTGACCTCCTCGAGTTTAAACGGTACAGTATACAGTCAGGGGATACCCTATCGGAACTGGCCGAGTGGTATAGAATACCAGTCAATATGATCTATGATTTCAATCCCGGAGTGAGTAGCCGGAATTTAAGGATTGGCCAAGTACTGCTCATTCCCTTGGTTCACAACGATATTCCAGATCGAGCTGGGATTGTCGATTCCTCAGTGACAGAGCAATGGAGTGGACGTTATACTGTTATTACGGGTGATTCCCTTTGGGGTATATCACGTCGATTCAATACCAGTCCAGAAGAACTGGCCTTAGGGAATAAAATGCCCTTGAATGCAGTCATTATGCCCGGTATGGTTTTGAATGTTCCGGAACTGAACGAATGA
- a CDS encoding tetratricopeptide repeat protein produces MITTFIDDNESSKNRRTCHRSDGCAKIRQRMKQLRILIPALLIMILGSCSSDKKDLPYQTGNEVTDSEIRELLTLLDENQDDTYRYGIMEQIISHLRQENESEILKNFLNDHLYQFPEDSYNGYYLLLLGTIYEEEDAMDIAVIYYNRLLKNYEDLIIKGQSIHYYSLNKLLKYYADNPLKKIAYYSELINRFSGEIDRGQVYYNLAKSYEAEGLWDDSIENYKKFLEAPPTSIAGMPNVYNEVNHYLNFHYSDKEWTRESLDSLVNSIKYAIRTRNGSRLNLYRAVDFFMMSWGQDRYDPFTEIPMELAYFLKSSVWYNRNLEDDSNDNEALLRTGGWSYRIKIWYLYFNRINYPIDPEINRRWEWAGIYFGDKL; encoded by the coding sequence TTGATCACCACTTTCATCGATGATAATGAATCCAGTAAGAACCGGAGAACTTGCCACAGGTCAGATGGCTGTGCTAAAATCCGTCAAAGAATGAAACAGCTTCGGATATTAATCCCTGCCCTACTTATTATGATCTTAGGTTCCTGCAGTTCCGACAAGAAAGATCTGCCCTATCAGACAGGGAACGAGGTAACCGACAGTGAAATCCGGGAACTCCTGACCCTACTGGATGAGAATCAGGATGATACCTATCGCTATGGCATAATGGAACAGATAATCTCACATTTACGGCAGGAAAATGAATCGGAGATCCTGAAGAATTTTCTAAACGATCATCTCTATCAATTTCCAGAAGATAGTTATAACGGCTATTATCTCCTCCTTCTAGGAACTATCTATGAAGAAGAAGATGCCATGGATATTGCCGTCATTTACTACAACAGATTACTCAAAAACTACGAGGATCTGATAATTAAGGGTCAATCGATCCACTATTACAGCCTGAATAAGCTGCTCAAGTATTATGCTGATAATCCACTCAAGAAGATTGCCTACTACAGTGAGTTGATCAATCGCTTCTCTGGTGAAATCGATAGGGGTCAGGTCTATTATAATCTGGCAAAATCCTATGAAGCCGAAGGTCTCTGGGATGACTCGATTGAAAATTATAAGAAGTTTCTGGAGGCTCCTCCAACAAGCATTGCCGGTATGCCCAATGTATATAATGAAGTGAATCACTATCTAAATTTCCACTATTCAGACAAGGAATGGACAAGAGAGTCTTTAGATAGTCTGGTGAATTCCATAAAATATGCTATCCGGACACGGAATGGTAGCCGATTAAACCTGTATAGAGCAGTAGATTTTTTCATGATGAGCTGGGGACAGGACCGCTATGATCCATTTACCGAAATTCCTATGGAGCTGGCGTATTTCCTTAAGTCATCAGTTTGGTATAATAGAAATCTGGAAGATGATTCCAATGACAACGAAGCGCTACTGAGAACAGGCGGATGGTCCTACAGAATCAAAATATGGTACCTCTACTTTAACCGCATCAATTATCCTATAGATCCGGAGATTAATAGAAGATGGGAATGGGCTGGTATTTATTTCGGAGACAAACTTTAG
- a CDS encoding ABC transporter substrate-binding protein, which translates to MNHRLTRRFLLLFQALPYFVFPGGSQDETITLKETIVYHTEMTDSLSREADEEIIKRFSQNHPGIEVLYSSNTLTEAGKSDAAFKSFPSDLVHLPGGHRVYSLVEAGKVMDISEIWEHQVWYDSYAPSWQDMSSLEGKQYLIPGSWYWWALYYKPSVFERFSLEVPVLWEDFLSLCETLVDQGITPFAIGTKYPWTGAAWFDYFNMRINGPEFHRDLMRGNAAYDDPRVKKVFQEWGSMIDKGYFIDHSASYSWFEVIPSLLEEKTAMCLMGNFILDAIPAENREDVDFFRFPLYNTEKAIGEVVPSEVFLIPAESKHKDGASDLIAHFGSTDIQDYIAGKTGRLSANRLVDSSLYKLQEQKGIQMVNSSDFIFQSYEYETSAEMAQWGMEAFQEIWEHHSESDINRICSSLEKMRQSSDLIH; encoded by the coding sequence ATGAACCATAGACTTACCCGGAGATTCCTCCTTCTTTTTCAAGCCCTTCCTTATTTTGTCTTTCCTGGGGGATCTCAGGATGAGACCATTACCTTGAAGGAAACCATTGTCTATCATACTGAGATGACTGATTCTCTCTCCAGAGAGGCGGATGAAGAAATCATCAAAAGATTTTCACAGAATCATCCGGGAATAGAGGTCCTTTATTCATCCAATACACTCACAGAAGCGGGCAAGAGTGATGCAGCTTTTAAGTCCTTCCCATCAGACCTTGTTCATCTGCCTGGTGGGCACCGCGTTTATTCTTTAGTAGAAGCCGGGAAGGTCATGGATATCAGTGAAATCTGGGAACATCAAGTTTGGTATGATTCTTACGCCCCGTCCTGGCAGGATATGAGTTCTCTGGAGGGGAAACAATACCTGATTCCCGGTTCCTGGTATTGGTGGGCTCTTTATTATAAACCATCAGTCTTTGAGCGGTTCAGTCTGGAGGTTCCTGTTCTCTGGGAAGATTTCTTATCCCTTTGCGAGACTCTGGTAGATCAGGGAATTACTCCCTTTGCCATTGGTACAAAATATCCCTGGACCGGAGCCGCCTGGTTCGATTATTTCAATATGAGGATCAATGGACCGGAATTCCACAGAGATCTGATGAGGGGAAATGCTGCATACGATGATCCCCGAGTCAAGAAAGTCTTTCAGGAGTGGGGTTCCATGATCGATAAAGGATATTTTATCGACCATTCTGCTTCATATTCCTGGTTTGAGGTCATCCCGTCACTGCTGGAAGAAAAAACGGCCATGTGTCTCATGGGCAATTTCATTTTGGATGCGATCCCGGCGGAAAACCGGGAGGATGTGGATTTTTTTCGCTTTCCTCTGTATAACACGGAAAAGGCCATCGGGGAGGTTGTTCCTTCAGAAGTCTTTTTGATACCCGCTGAATCCAAGCATAAGGATGGGGCCAGCGACCTCATCGCTCATTTTGGATCAACGGATATTCAGGACTATATCGCCGGAAAAACGGGGAGGCTCAGTGCTAACCGTCTGGTGGATTCATCTCTTTACAAGCTCCAGGAGCAAAAGGGCATCCAAATGGTGAACAGCAGTGATTTCATCTTCCAATCCTATGAATATGAAACGTCTGCCGAGATGGCCCAGTGGGGAATGGAAGCCTTTCAGGAGATCTGGGAGCACCACAGCGAATCCGATATCAACAGGATCTGCTCCTCCCTTGAGAAGATGAGACAGTCCTCCGATCTCATTCACTGA
- a CDS encoding DHHA1 domain-containing protein produces the protein MKNAGYYENPLMDSMTTRLISAEQEDSLWLLEFEDTLFYPEGGGQPADKGSINGEPVLDVQKRGDRILHSMKFKPSTPEVKMILDRAYRNHFALQHTGQHLLSALLLKFYSAPTVSVHLGAEESTIEVESSGLSADQLRTVEEEANAEIRRSRPVQSMLFNTKEELTGIKLRRETKKTENIRVVTIEGIDQTPCGGLHIQNTSSLGLIKYTGQEKIRSRLRLKWKMGAPAYKDYNTRFDQLEKISTLLSARPEEAAERLEVLIQEKQKENRMLKSLIEKEAERISHDLSGSVFYYPPLITREIKDCSPELFKGIVKNLSSTRELSFLICTKNDGRLNWALHLPQHKTFTFENFQKECLTIIDGKGGGKGPLWQGSGQNPGNADRFLKTFREICHTE, from the coding sequence ATGAAAAATGCCGGCTATTACGAAAATCCACTCATGGATTCAATGACAACTCGATTGATCTCTGCCGAACAGGAAGACTCTCTCTGGCTCCTGGAATTTGAAGACACCCTATTTTATCCCGAAGGTGGAGGACAACCCGCCGACAAGGGAAGCATCAATGGTGAACCCGTTTTGGATGTTCAGAAACGAGGAGACAGGATTCTTCACTCCATGAAATTCAAACCGTCAACACCTGAGGTCAAGATGATCCTTGACCGTGCCTACAGAAACCATTTTGCCCTACAGCATACCGGCCAGCATCTCCTTTCCGCACTTCTCCTGAAATTCTACTCTGCACCGACGGTTTCTGTGCATCTGGGAGCGGAGGAATCCACCATAGAAGTAGAATCATCCGGACTGAGTGCAGATCAATTACGCACCGTAGAAGAAGAAGCCAATGCCGAAATCCGCAGATCACGCCCGGTTCAATCCATGCTTTTTAACACAAAGGAGGAGTTAACAGGGATAAAACTGCGCCGGGAGACAAAGAAGACAGAGAATATTCGGGTCGTTACCATTGAGGGCATAGACCAAACGCCCTGCGGTGGCCTCCACATCCAAAACACATCCAGTTTGGGACTGATCAAATACACGGGTCAGGAAAAAATAAGATCCCGCCTGCGCTTAAAGTGGAAAATGGGAGCCCCCGCTTACAAAGATTATAATACAAGATTTGACCAGCTAGAAAAAATCAGCACCCTCCTCTCAGCCAGGCCGGAGGAAGCCGCTGAGCGTCTAGAAGTTTTGATTCAAGAAAAACAAAAGGAGAACAGAATGCTGAAAAGTCTGATAGAAAAGGAAGCCGAGAGAATCAGCCATGACCTGAGTGGTTCTGTATTCTATTACCCGCCTCTCATTACCAGGGAGATCAAGGATTGCTCTCCCGAATTGTTCAAAGGCATTGTGAAGAATCTGAGTTCCACCAGAGAGCTCTCCTTCCTGATCTGTACTAAAAATGACGGACGCCTCAACTGGGCTCTACACCTCCCTCAGCACAAAACTTTCACATTTGAAAATTTCCAGAAGGAGTGTCTGACAATCATAGACGGCAAAGGTGGCGGAAAAGGCCCCCTGTGGCAGGGCTCTGGACAGAATCCGGGCAACGCGGACCGTTTCTTAAAGACTTTTAGAGAGATCTGCCATACAGAGTGA
- a CDS encoding Cof-type HAD-IIB family hydrolase, with protein MNKITLKNPGIVALDLDGTLLKSDHTLSQRTIETLRVLEKQCRVVISTGRSYEGMKHFKDQIGLENPVICYNGAMIADGRTDKILHQWLLPSDITRAAYEYARERGIHFQAFQDGELYFEKKTEESEYYEASTALQGHLTSFDHWENLEVTKALMIISPSRSSGDFPELHEARSYFKEQFAERLYCALSKPFYLEFINGKGSKGNALHQVGTDMQVSQDRIAAFGDGFNDLEMLEYAGMSVAMSNAPQGVKERCTHETELSNDEDGVADFIEKYFLR; from the coding sequence ATGAATAAAATCACACTGAAAAACCCCGGAATTGTCGCCCTAGATCTGGATGGAACACTCCTCAAGTCGGATCATACTCTCTCTCAGAGAACAATTGAGACTCTCAGAGTCCTTGAAAAACAATGCAGAGTTGTGATCAGCACAGGGCGGAGTTATGAGGGCATGAAGCATTTTAAAGACCAGATAGGATTGGAAAATCCTGTCATATGCTACAACGGAGCCATGATTGCCGATGGGAGAACCGACAAAATCCTCCATCAATGGCTGCTTCCCTCAGATATCACCCGGGCCGCTTATGAATATGCCCGTGAAAGGGGAATCCATTTTCAGGCCTTTCAGGATGGTGAACTCTATTTTGAAAAAAAGACAGAGGAATCCGAGTATTATGAGGCCTCCACAGCTTTACAAGGTCATTTGACTTCATTTGATCATTGGGAAAATCTGGAAGTCACAAAGGCTCTGATGATTATCTCGCCGTCGAGGTCTTCCGGGGATTTTCCCGAACTGCATGAAGCCCGGTCTTATTTCAAAGAACAATTTGCTGAGAGACTCTATTGCGCCCTTTCAAAGCCATTTTATCTGGAATTTATCAACGGTAAGGGTTCAAAGGGGAATGCCCTGCATCAGGTGGGAACGGATATGCAGGTCTCCCAGGATAGAATCGCCGCCTTTGGTGATGGTTTTAATGATCTGGAAATGCTGGAATATGCGGGGATGTCGGTGGCAATGAGCAATGCTCCTCAGGGAGTCAAAGAGCGCTGTACCCATGAAACAGAACTCAGTAACGATGAGGATGGGGTGGCCGATTTTATTGAAAAGTATTTTCTTCGCTAA
- a CDS encoding MarR family winged helix-turn-helix transcriptional regulator: protein MQHYLIPHYFYRFHYLLMRDFKPACAEEYKLNRTQGKTLMVLRCKGSRTMSELVCDLNIEKGSMTTVVDHLISRKLALRKRDQKDRRRVIIDLTASGRALAEALVNEKNNHILKKLDQLGEERKESVNDFLTILRESIDIWETHSES from the coding sequence ATGCAGCATTATCTCATCCCTCACTATTTTTACAGGTTTCATTATCTCTTAATGAGAGATTTTAAGCCTGCATGCGCCGAGGAATACAAGTTGAATAGAACTCAGGGAAAGACCCTGATGGTTCTTCGCTGCAAGGGCAGTCGGACCATGTCCGAACTGGTTTGTGATTTGAATATTGAAAAAGGATCTATGACCACAGTGGTGGATCATCTGATCAGCAGAAAACTGGCCCTTCGGAAGCGGGATCAAAAGGATAGACGGCGGGTCATCATCGATCTGACAGCCTCCGGGAGAGCGCTTGCCGAGGCTCTGGTGAATGAAAAAAACAATCATATTCTCAAAAAGCTGGATCAGCTGGGAGAGGAAAGAAAAGAATCTGTAAACGACTTTTTGACTATCCTACGGGAAAGCATCGATATTTGGGAGACACATAGTGAATCATGA
- a CDS encoding MATE family efflux transporter, protein MNHDHKKTFESESIGKLLLKMAIPATIGMVVNALYNLVDTIFVGQGVGSMGIAGLTIALPVQALIGALGMTFGTGAASVVSRRLGEKRPDDAAKTAVNAFSLAFFFSLVIMVGGELFIDPLLFLFGSSLTILPYAREYMRVILLGSFFLSFSMVGNNISRAEGQPKIAMLTMIIGAGMNILLDPIFIFVFKMGIQGAAIATVISQFFSFSFIMCFMIAGKSHLPLKVKYIKPDLVIMKEITTLGMPTLARQGGMSLLALVMNNMLKQYGGDLGIATYGMINRLFMFTLMPIFGIVQGYQPIAGYSYGAKLVDRLREVNIKAFQTTSTMSFMSFLVLELLAEFLIRMFTSDEELVRMAVPALRFSSLGMALLGLQVIGSTYFMSVGQAFPAFFLSLSRQFVFLIPLVLILPRFLGLRGVWIALPIADLLSVFVTMIWFSLSWAITKKRLTLEAAVV, encoded by the coding sequence GTGAATCATGACCATAAAAAGACCTTTGAATCGGAATCAATAGGTAAACTCCTATTGAAAATGGCCATACCCGCCACCATCGGGATGGTGGTTAACGCCCTATATAATTTAGTAGACACCATTTTTGTCGGACAGGGCGTTGGTTCCATGGGCATCGCGGGGCTGACCATTGCCCTGCCGGTACAGGCGTTGATTGGAGCCCTGGGGATGACCTTTGGAACGGGGGCTGCTTCGGTTGTCTCTCGACGTTTGGGAGAAAAAAGACCTGATGATGCCGCAAAAACGGCAGTGAATGCCTTTTCTCTTGCCTTTTTTTTCAGCCTGGTGATCATGGTTGGGGGAGAACTCTTCATTGATCCCCTGTTGTTCCTCTTCGGTTCGAGTCTGACAATCCTCCCCTATGCCAGGGAGTATATGAGGGTCATCCTCTTGGGCTCCTTTTTTCTATCTTTTTCCATGGTTGGAAATAATATTTCAAGAGCTGAAGGACAGCCTAAAATTGCCATGCTGACCATGATCATTGGCGCGGGGATGAATATACTTCTTGATCCCATTTTTATCTTTGTTTTCAAGATGGGGATACAGGGAGCGGCCATTGCCACAGTGATCAGTCAGTTTTTCTCCTTTTCCTTTATCATGTGCTTTATGATCGCCGGCAAGAGTCATCTTCCCCTTAAGGTGAAATACATAAAACCGGACCTGGTCATTATGAAGGAAATTACGACCCTCGGCATGCCGACTCTGGCCCGTCAGGGAGGGATGAGCCTCCTTGCCCTGGTGATGAACAATATGCTCAAACAATATGGGGGCGATCTTGGCATTGCCACTTACGGTATGATCAATCGTCTCTTTATGTTCACCCTGATGCCTATCTTTGGAATTGTTCAAGGTTATCAGCCCATTGCAGGCTACAGTTACGGGGCTAAGCTGGTCGACCGTTTAAGAGAGGTGAATATCAAGGCCTTCCAGACCACCAGCACCATGTCTTTCATGAGTTTTCTTGTCCTGGAGCTGCTGGCAGAATTCCTGATTCGCATGTTTACAAGTGACGAGGAACTGGTACGAATGGCCGTTCCTGCCCTTCGGTTCTCCTCTTTGGGGATGGCTCTTTTGGGATTGCAAGTCATAGGCTCTACCTATTTTATGAGTGTTGGTCAGGCCTTTCCGGCTTTCTTTTTGAGTCTGTCCCGGCAGTTTGTGTTCTTGATTCCCCTGGTTCTTATATTGCCCCGTTTTCTGGGTCTTCGGGGTGTTTGGATTGCCCTGCCCATTGCAGACCTCCTCTCCGTATTTGTGACCATGATATGGTTTTCCCTGAGCTGGGCTATCACGAAAAAAAGGCTGACTCTGGAAGCTGCCGTCGTTTGA